A window of Polaribacter litorisediminis contains these coding sequences:
- a CDS encoding T9SS type A sorting domain-containing protein, producing the protein MKKIILVFGVLFITYFLNAQSTIASSGADASGDGTSSYTIGHLFYTPNNQNNSLIVQGVQQSFAFQVLSNSEFLLENLILLTYPNPTSDKIIVSNSNNRFHGNLKYPLFNIQGKHMISGLIKEQNTQINIQHLSNGIYFLKVTKQNV; encoded by the coding sequence ATGAAAAAAATTATCCTTGTTTTTGGGGTGTTATTTATCACATATTTCCTGAATGCACAATCAACCATTGCGTCTTCTGGAGCTGATGCTTCTGGTGATGGAACCTCTTCTTATACTATTGGACACTTATTTTATACTCCCAATAATCAAAACAATAGCTTAATAGTTCAAGGAGTACAGCAATCTTTTGCATTTCAAGTATTAAGTAATTCTGAGTTTTTACTCGAAAATTTAATATTACTAACGTATCCAAATCCTACTTCAGATAAAATAATAGTAAGTAACTCAAATAATCGTTTTCATGGTAATTTAAAGTATCCCCTTTTTAATATTCAAGGAAAACATATGATTAGCGGACTCATTAAGGAACAAAATACCCAAATCAATATACAACACTTATCAAATGGGATCTATTTTCTAAAAGTCACCAAACAAAACGTATGA
- a CDS encoding DUF2911 domain-containing protein, translating to MKKAILSIVMFAIALISSTEISAQESSKVDVVPSFSKVDVSPMDAASYPSNWRNSDKLVKVIYSRPQLKGRTLEKLAPNDKVWRTGANEAAEITFYKDVNFGGKKVKAGTYTLFTIPTASEWTVILSNQKNVWGSYFYDKAEDVVRVQGTVSQSKDLIEAFSIVFEGEDDNATMHLGWANTVVSIPVKG from the coding sequence ATGAAAAAAGCTATTCTCTCAATTGTAATGTTTGCCATTGCCTTGATTTCGTCAACAGAAATATCTGCACAGGAATCTTCAAAAGTAGATGTTGTTCCTTCCTTTTCAAAAGTAGACGTTAGTCCTATGGATGCAGCTTCATATCCTTCTAATTGGCGGAATTCTGATAAACTTGTAAAAGTGATATACAGTAGACCACAATTAAAAGGAAGAACTTTAGAAAAGTTAGCGCCAAATGATAAAGTTTGGAGAACAGGTGCAAACGAAGCTGCAGAAATTACGTTTTATAAAGACGTAAATTTTGGGGGTAAAAAGGTAAAAGCTGGGACTTATACGTTATTTACGATTCCTACAGCTTCAGAATGGACGGTTATTTTAAGTAATCAAAAAAATGTTTGGGGTTCTTATTTTTATGATAAGGCAGAAGATGTGGTTAGAGTTCAAGGAACAGTATCGCAGTCAAAAGATTTAATCGAAGCTTTCTCTATTGTTTTTGAGGGTGAAGATGATAACGCTACGATGCATTTAGGTTGGGCAAATACTGTGGTTTCTATTCCTGTAAAAGGATAG
- a CDS encoding SCO family protein — protein sequence MDVNFFKKSKITIIFLIVFSAIAIPVYYHLLKVDKKLKVYNPADVNPSLVDASIKHITKDHTIADFKLINQNGKVITQKEYENKIYVADFFFTRCTNICIAMAYNMSELQEYYKNDEDIMFLSHSVTPNIDSVSVLKEYALNKGVIDKKWNVTTGNKQHIYELARKSYMAVVEDGDGGENDFIHTEQFVLVDKKRRIRGFYDGTEKKDMEKLKKDMVLLKLEYTKK from the coding sequence ATGGATGTAAATTTCTTTAAAAAGAGTAAAATAACAATCATTTTTTTAATCGTGTTTTCGGCAATTGCGATACCGGTTTATTATCACTTATTAAAAGTGGATAAAAAGTTAAAAGTATATAATCCAGCCGATGTAAATCCTAGTTTGGTAGATGCTTCCATAAAACACATTACAAAAGATCATACCATTGCAGATTTCAAATTAATAAATCAAAATGGGAAAGTCATCACTCAAAAAGAGTATGAAAATAAAATATATGTAGCCGATTTCTTTTTTACACGTTGCACAAATATATGCATCGCCATGGCGTATAATATGAGTGAATTGCAGGAATACTATAAAAATGATGAAGATATTATGTTTTTATCACATTCCGTGACACCGAATATAGATAGCGTTTCAGTCTTAAAAGAATATGCATTGAATAAAGGTGTGATCGATAAAAAATGGAACGTAACGACTGGTAATAAACAACATATTTACGAATTAGCGAGAAAAAGTTATATGGCGGTTGTTGAAGATGGCGATGGAGGTGAAAATGATTTTATTCATACAGAGCAATTTGTTTTAGTTGATAAAAAAAGACGTATTCGAGGATTTTACGATGGAACGGAAAAAAAAGACATGGAAAAGTTAAAGAAAGATATGGTTCTTTTGAAATTGGAATATACCAAAAAATAA
- the feoB gene encoding ferrous iron transport protein B, giving the protein MSKIDIKVALIGNPNTGKTSLFNQLTGLNQKVGNYPGVTVDKKTGISKLSATQNAIITDLPGTYSINPTSIDESIVLKTLLKKDIKESPDVILVVADVENLKRNLLLFSQIKDLEIPTVLVINMADQMARKGISIDLSILKKELNTEVVLVSARKNEGIEDVKAAIIRCHVAAKASPLCGINHQIDPDYFKKLKEISPNYSLYQLWLMVTQNNFPDTITKEEKQNLVAFKKDAFKLKKYQHKETIYRYQEINKILKKTYLIDKSKATDLRGKLDKVFTHKIFGYVFFFLILLVIFQSIFDLASVPMDFIDSTFAELADFAKSNLPNGVLTDLLTEGIIPGIGGVIIFIPQIAILFLFIAILEETGYMSRVVFLMDKIMRRYGMNGKSIIPLISGTACAIPAIMATRTIGSWKERLITILVTPFTTCSARLPVYAILIGLIIPDNKIFGFLNLQGLVLLFLYGLGFATAILAAYILHKTLNIKSKSFFVIEMPNYKLPSFKNVFFEVVEKTKAFVFGAGKIILALSIVLWFLASNGGDAYKNSEKLIIENVDYQHLSDVELQQKIASAKLENSYIGSMGKAIEPAIKPLGYDWKIGIALITSFAAREVFVGTLATIYSVQADDENTTTIKQKMASEVNETGGKLFNFPVGMSLMIFYAFAMQCMATLAIVKRETKTWKWPLIQLFGMGLLAYVASFLTYQILS; this is encoded by the coding sequence ATGTCTAAAATCGATATAAAAGTTGCTTTAATTGGGAATCCAAATACAGGTAAAACATCACTTTTTAATCAACTTACAGGGTTAAACCAAAAAGTAGGAAATTATCCGGGTGTTACGGTAGATAAAAAAACAGGAATCAGTAAATTGTCTGCTACACAAAATGCAATTATTACAGATTTGCCTGGAACGTATAGCATCAATCCTACTTCTATAGATGAGAGTATTGTTCTAAAAACGTTACTTAAAAAAGACATTAAAGAATCTCCAGATGTAATTCTGGTGGTTGCTGATGTAGAAAATTTAAAGAGAAATTTATTGTTGTTTTCTCAAATTAAAGATTTAGAAATCCCTACGGTTTTGGTCATTAATATGGCAGATCAAATGGCTAGAAAAGGTATTTCTATTGATTTATCGATCTTAAAAAAAGAATTAAATACAGAGGTTGTTCTAGTAAGTGCAAGAAAAAATGAAGGAATAGAAGATGTAAAAGCGGCTATAATTCGCTGTCATGTAGCAGCAAAAGCTTCTCCTTTATGCGGAATTAATCATCAAATTGATCCAGATTACTTTAAGAAACTAAAAGAAATTAGTCCAAATTATTCATTATACCAATTATGGTTAATGGTTACTCAAAACAATTTTCCAGATACAATTACAAAAGAAGAAAAACAAAATTTAGTAGCCTTTAAAAAAGACGCTTTTAAACTCAAAAAATACCAGCACAAAGAAACTATTTATAGATACCAAGAAATTAATAAAATTTTAAAGAAAACATATCTTATTGATAAATCAAAAGCAACAGATTTAAGAGGTAAATTAGATAAAGTATTTACGCATAAAATATTTGGTTATGTGTTTTTCTTTCTGATTTTACTCGTAATTTTTCAGTCTATTTTTGATTTAGCTTCTGTACCTATGGATTTTATAGATAGTACTTTTGCAGAATTAGCAGATTTTGCAAAAAGTAATTTACCAAACGGAGTTCTTACAGATTTATTAACAGAAGGAATTATTCCTGGAATCGGTGGTGTCATTATTTTTATTCCACAAATTGCTATTTTATTTTTATTCATTGCTATTTTAGAAGAAACTGGCTATATGAGTAGAGTTGTTTTTTTAATGGATAAAATTATGAGACGTTATGGAATGAATGGAAAAAGTATCATTCCGTTAATTTCTGGAACCGCTTGTGCAATTCCTGCAATTATGGCAACGAGAACTATTGGCAGCTGGAAAGAACGTTTGATAACGATTCTAGTGACACCTTTTACAACTTGTTCCGCGCGTTTGCCAGTATATGCTATTTTAATTGGATTGATAATTCCTGATAATAAAATCTTTGGATTTTTAAATTTACAAGGACTGGTTTTACTTTTTTTATATGGGTTGGGTTTTGCAACGGCAATATTAGCCGCGTATATTTTACATAAAACCTTAAATATAAAATCGAAATCATTTTTTGTCATTGAAATGCCAAATTATAAATTACCATCCTTTAAAAATGTTTTTTTTGAAGTTGTAGAAAAAACAAAAGCTTTTGTTTTTGGAGCTGGAAAAATTATTTTAGCACTCTCTATTGTCTTGTGGTTTTTGGCATCAAATGGGGGAGATGCTTATAAAAATTCAGAAAAATTGATTATTGAAAATGTGGATTATCAGCACTTAAGTGATGTGGAACTTCAACAAAAAATAGCATCGGCTAAACTAGAGAATTCTTATATTGGTAGCATGGGAAAAGCTATTGAGCCTGCCATAAAACCTCTTGGGTATGATTGGAAAATAGGAATTGCATTGATTACTTCGTTTGCAGCGCGTGAAGTTTTTGTGGGTACGTTAGCCACCATCTATAGTGTACAAGCAGATGATGAAAATACAACAACCATAAAACAAAAAATGGCGTCTGAAGTAAACGAAACAGGGGGTAAGCTTTTTAATTTTCCTGTGGGGATGTCTTTAATGATTTTCTACGCTTTTGCCATGCAATGTATGGCAACTTTGGCCATTGTAAAACGTGAAACAAAAACATGGAAATGGCCATTAATTCAGTTATTCGGTATGGGGTTATTGGCGTATGTAGCTTCATTTTTAACCTATCAAATTTTAAGCTAA
- a CDS encoding DegT/DnrJ/EryC1/StrS family aminotransferase: MKNIQMVDLQGQYQQIKETVDHSIQEVLNSSTYINGPFVKDFQKDLEEYLQVKHVIPCANGTDALQIAMMGLGLEQGDEVITVDFTFAATVEVIALLKLTPVLIDVDAATFNIDIEALKKAITPKTKAIVPVHLFGQVANMDAIMEIAKEHNLFVIEDNAQAIGANYTFKDGRQQKAGTIGNVGTTSFFPSKNLGCYGDGGAIFTNDDDLAHTIRGIVNHGMYERYYHDVVGVNSRLDSIQAGVLKAKLPHLNAYCDARRNAARFYNKAFANNPNIITPTAKSNKTAQCHQICDVCDCHVFHQYTLQITNGKRDELHKHLLENGIPNAIYYPVSLHAQKAYKDSRYKEEDFPVTNQLIKTVISLPMHTELDTEQLNFITKTIINFLDK, translated from the coding sequence ATGAAGAACATTCAAATGGTTGATTTGCAAGGTCAATATCAACAAATAAAAGAAACTGTAGATCATTCAATCCAAGAAGTTTTAAACTCATCTACCTATATAAACGGACCTTTCGTTAAAGATTTTCAGAAAGATTTAGAGGAGTATCTACAAGTAAAACATGTAATTCCGTGTGCAAACGGAACCGATGCTTTGCAAATTGCAATGATGGGTTTAGGTTTAGAGCAAGGTGATGAAGTAATTACTGTTGATTTTACGTTTGCAGCCACAGTAGAAGTAATTGCATTGTTAAAACTAACACCTGTTTTAATAGATGTTGATGCTGCTACTTTTAACATCGATATTGAGGCTCTTAAAAAAGCAATTACTCCAAAAACGAAAGCAATTGTGCCTGTTCATTTATTCGGACAAGTAGCAAATATGGATGCTATTATGGAAATTGCCAAAGAACATAATTTATTTGTCATCGAAGATAATGCGCAAGCAATTGGTGCTAATTATACTTTTAAAGACGGAAGACAGCAAAAAGCAGGAACCATTGGCAATGTTGGGACCACTTCGTTTTTTCCGTCTAAAAATTTAGGCTGCTATGGAGATGGTGGCGCTATTTTTACCAATGATGACGATTTAGCACACACCATTCGAGGAATTGTAAATCATGGCATGTATGAAAGATATTATCATGATGTTGTGGGCGTAAACTCTAGATTAGATTCTATTCAGGCTGGTGTTTTAAAAGCTAAATTACCTCATTTAAATGCGTACTGTGATGCTCGTAGAAATGCTGCTCGTTTTTACAACAAAGCTTTTGCCAACAATCCTAATATTATAACCCCTACTGCAAAGTCAAATAAAACAGCACAATGCCATCAAATTTGTGATGTTTGTGATTGTCATGTTTTTCATCAATATACCTTACAAATTACAAACGGTAAACGAGATGAATTGCATAAACATTTATTAGAAAACGGAATTCCAAATGCAATTTATTATCCGGTTTCCTTGCATGCGCAAAAAGCTTACAAAGATTCGAGATATAAAGAAGAAGATTTTCCTGTTACCAATCAATTAATTAAAACGGTAATTTCTTTACCCATGCATACAGAATTAGATACCGAGCAGTTAAATTTTATAACAAAAACAATTATTAATTTTTTAGACAAATAA
- a CDS encoding FeoB-associated Cys-rich membrane protein, with protein MEMAINSVIRYGVIGVCSFIFNLSNFKLMQEIIVYLLVASAVFFLIKKYFIPSKKEKKCSSDCGCH; from the coding sequence ATGGAAATGGCCATTAATTCAGTTATTCGGTATGGGGTTATTGGCGTATGTAGCTTCATTTTTAACCTATCAAATTTTAAGCTAATGCAAGAAATTATTGTTTATTTATTAGTAGCATCTGCAGTATTTTTTTTGATAAAGAAATATTTTATTCCGTCTAAAAAAGAAAAAAAATGTAGTTCAGATTGTGGTTGTCATTAA
- the rseP gene encoding RIP metalloprotease RseP, with the protein MEILIKASQFILSLSLLIVLHELGHFIPAKLFKIKVEKFYLFFDYKFSIFKKKIGDTVYGIGWIPLGGYVKIAGMIDESMDKEQMALPPKPWEFRSKPAWQRLIIMLGGVFVNFVLGIFIYIMLMWGYGESYLPNENVKDGVWVRDSLAMNLGIQNGDKILTVDGQKIKKFSGLSLEFINGNNFQIERNGHVIDKEIPEDFISQLMDRGKDAGPVLYPRYPFVIGQIPEDSPNLKSGLKPKDIVTAINGVSMKYYDEAEAILLKVKGQKVTANVLRDNKTKKIDLQISEDGKIGVISTTIPFKDLERLGYYELADLEYSFAEAIPAGWNKSWKTLTDYIKQLKKIFNPSTGAYKGLGGFISIGSIFPNEWSAESFWNITAFLSIMLGFMNLLPIPALDGGHVVFTLWEMITGKKPGDKFLEYAQVVGFVLLIALLLFANGNDIFRLFQ; encoded by the coding sequence ATGGAAATATTAATAAAAGCATCACAATTTATTTTAAGTTTATCACTATTAATTGTTTTGCACGAATTAGGTCACTTTATCCCTGCAAAATTATTTAAAATTAAAGTAGAAAAGTTCTACCTATTTTTTGATTATAAATTTTCTATTTTTAAGAAAAAAATTGGAGATACCGTTTATGGTATTGGCTGGATTCCTTTAGGAGGTTATGTAAAAATAGCCGGAATGATTGATGAAAGCATGGATAAAGAACAAATGGCATTACCACCAAAACCATGGGAATTCCGTTCTAAACCTGCTTGGCAACGACTTATTATAATGTTAGGCGGTGTTTTTGTGAATTTCGTTTTAGGTATTTTTATCTACATCATGTTAATGTGGGGGTATGGTGAAAGCTACTTACCTAATGAAAATGTAAAAGATGGTGTTTGGGTAAGAGACTCCTTAGCTATGAATCTAGGCATTCAAAATGGTGATAAAATTCTAACTGTAGATGGCCAAAAAATAAAGAAATTTTCGGGCTTATCTCTAGAATTTATCAACGGAAATAACTTTCAGATAGAAAGAAATGGACACGTAATTGATAAAGAAATTCCAGAAGATTTTATTTCTCAATTAATGGATCGAGGTAAAGACGCAGGCCCAGTTTTATACCCTAGATACCCTTTTGTAATTGGTCAGATTCCAGAAGATTCTCCCAACCTAAAATCAGGCTTAAAACCGAAAGATATTGTTACTGCCATAAATGGTGTTTCTATGAAATATTATGATGAAGCAGAAGCTATATTATTAAAAGTTAAAGGTCAAAAAGTTACTGCCAACGTTTTACGAGACAACAAAACCAAAAAAATTGATCTACAAATTTCAGAAGATGGAAAAATTGGAGTTATTTCTACTACCATCCCTTTCAAAGATTTAGAGAGGTTGGGTTATTATGAATTGGCAGATCTTGAATATTCTTTCGCCGAAGCAATTCCTGCAGGATGGAACAAATCTTGGAAAACATTAACCGATTATATAAAACAATTAAAAAAGATTTTTAACCCAAGTACGGGTGCTTACAAAGGTTTAGGTGGCTTTATATCTATTGGAAGTATTTTTCCTAATGAATGGAGCGCGGAATCGTTTTGGAACATTACAGCGTTCTTATCTATAATGTTAGGGTTTATGAATTTATTACCGATCCCTGCTTTAGATGGAGGCCATGTAGTATTTACGCTTTGGGAAATGATTACAGGTAAAAAACCAGGAGACAAGTTTCTAGAATATGCCCAAGTTGTAGGTTTTGTGCTTTTAATTGCTTTGCTACTTTTTGCAAATGGTAATGATATTTTTAGATTATTCCAATAA
- the galE gene encoding UDP-glucose 4-epimerase GalE, whose protein sequence is MKTILVTGGLGFIGSHTVVELQNEGFEVVIIDNLANTTISVLDSITEITGIKPIFHKADVRVKSDVKAVFDAHKIDGIIHFAAYKAVGESMGKPLEYYENNINSLVYILQEMRDRKLDNFIFSSSCTVYGQADELPITEEAPVKEAESVYGNTKQIGEEIIRDTSNAHNLKCIALRYFNPIGAHPSIKIGELPLGVPQNLIPFVTQTAAGIRKELSVFGDDYATEDGTAVRDYIHVVDLAKAHIAALQRLINNNNKKAFECFNIGTGKGSSVLEIIKTFEKVNNLKLNYKIVGRREGDVVAAYADTTTANKELNWNTAMSLEDSLESAWKWQQKQSI, encoded by the coding sequence ATGAAAACAATTTTAGTAACAGGAGGCCTTGGCTTTATAGGCTCTCATACCGTAGTTGAATTACAAAACGAAGGCTTTGAAGTAGTTATTATAGATAATTTAGCAAATACTACCATTTCTGTTTTAGACAGTATCACAGAAATAACAGGCATAAAACCAATTTTTCATAAAGCAGATGTTCGCGTTAAAAGTGATGTAAAAGCAGTATTTGATGCGCATAAAATTGATGGAATAATCCATTTTGCTGCCTATAAAGCAGTAGGAGAAAGCATGGGAAAACCGTTAGAATACTATGAAAACAATATAAATTCTTTGGTTTACATTTTACAAGAAATGAGAGATAGAAAATTAGATAATTTTATTTTCTCTTCCTCTTGTACCGTTTATGGCCAAGCAGATGAATTACCAATAACAGAAGAAGCACCTGTAAAAGAAGCAGAATCTGTTTATGGAAACACAAAACAAATTGGAGAAGAAATCATTAGAGATACCAGTAATGCCCATAATTTAAAATGTATTGCTTTACGATATTTTAATCCCATCGGAGCGCATCCTTCTATAAAAATTGGAGAATTACCTTTGGGTGTTCCTCAAAATTTAATTCCTTTTGTGACCCAAACTGCAGCCGGAATTCGTAAAGAATTGTCTGTTTTTGGTGATGATTATGCGACCGAAGACGGAACAGCGGTGCGAGATTATATTCATGTAGTAGATTTAGCAAAAGCTCATATCGCAGCACTACAAAGACTCATCAACAACAACAATAAAAAAGCTTTTGAATGTTTTAATATTGGTACCGGGAAAGGAAGTTCTGTTTTAGAGATTATTAAAACTTTTGAAAAAGTAAATAATTTAAAATTGAATTATAAAATTGTAGGAAGACGCGAGGGTGATGTCGTTGCCGCTTATGCGGATACCACAACCGCTAATAAAGAACTAAACTGGAACACAGCAATGAGTCTCGAAGATTCTTTAGAATCTGCTTGGAAATGGCAACAGAAACAATCTATTTAA
- the bioB gene encoding biotin synthase BioB yields MSEVRHNWTKEEVLEIYNKPLMDLLFDAATIHRKQHDPNVVQVSTLLSIKTGGCSEDCGYCPQAARYHTNVEGNDLMTVNQVKAQALRAKESGSSRVCMGAAWRNVKDGPEFDQVLDMVRTINKLDMEVCCTLGMVTENQAQRLAEAGLYAYNHNLDSSEEYYKEVISTRGYQDRLDTIDNVRKTNVTVCSGGIIGMGEAAEDRAGMLVALSTLNPQPESTPINALVAVEGTPLENETPVDIWDMIRMVATTRIVLPETQVRLSAGRTQMSREGQAMCFFAGANSIFAGDKLLTTPNPDVNEDMKMFKLLGLNPQKPFTKKVQPQTVEASESAYKALGEKPKWTRPSHKIERNEIKKQEAKALKV; encoded by the coding sequence ATGAGCGAAGTAAGACACAATTGGACGAAAGAAGAAGTTTTAGAGATTTATAATAAACCTCTAATGGACTTGCTGTTTGACGCAGCAACCATCCATAGAAAACAACACGATCCAAATGTTGTGCAAGTGTCAACATTATTATCTATAAAGACCGGTGGGTGTTCTGAAGATTGCGGTTATTGCCCGCAGGCTGCAAGATATCATACCAATGTAGAAGGCAATGATTTAATGACAGTGAACCAAGTAAAAGCACAAGCATTAAGAGCCAAAGAAAGCGGAAGCTCTAGAGTTTGTATGGGTGCTGCATGGCGCAATGTAAAAGATGGGCCAGAATTTGATCAGGTTTTAGATATGGTGAGAACCATTAATAAGCTCGATATGGAGGTTTGTTGTACATTAGGAATGGTTACTGAAAATCAGGCGCAACGTTTGGCAGAAGCAGGTTTGTATGCTTACAATCATAATTTAGATTCCTCCGAAGAATATTATAAAGAAGTAATTTCTACCCGAGGATATCAAGATCGATTAGATACCATTGATAATGTTCGGAAAACAAATGTTACTGTTTGTTCTGGTGGAATTATTGGAATGGGTGAAGCGGCAGAAGACCGAGCAGGAATGTTGGTTGCCTTATCTACCTTAAATCCACAACCAGAATCTACACCCATTAATGCGTTAGTTGCTGTTGAAGGAACGCCTTTAGAAAACGAAACGCCTGTTGATATTTGGGACATGATTCGCATGGTTGCTACCACAAGAATTGTATTGCCAGAAACACAAGTAAGATTATCTGCAGGGAGAACGCAAATGAGTAGAGAAGGGCAAGCCATGTGTTTCTTTGCGGGTGCAAATTCTATTTTTGCAGGTGATAAATTACTGACGACTCCAAATCCTGATGTGAACGAAGATATGAAAATGTTTAAATTGTTGGGTTTAAATCCGCAAAAACCATTTACTAAAAAGGTACAACCGCAAACGGTAGAGGCATCAGAATCTGCATACAAAGCTTTAGGAGAAAAGCCAAAATGGACAAGACCAAGTCATAAAATTGAGCGCAACGAAATAAAGAAACAAGAAGCAAAAGCGCTTAAAGTGTAA
- a CDS encoding FeoA family protein produces MSTIASLRVGEIGYISEESLDSIPLKLLEMGCLPGAEVKLIQIAPLKDPLYICVNDSHLAIRKETASKIKILKSE; encoded by the coding sequence TTGAGTACAATTGCATCTTTACGTGTTGGAGAAATAGGATATATTTCTGAAGAATCTCTAGATTCTATTCCTTTAAAATTATTAGAAATGGGTTGTTTGCCTGGGGCTGAAGTAAAGCTGATTCAAATAGCGCCTTTAAAAGACCCGTTATATATCTGCGTAAATGACAGTCATTTAGCTATAAGAAAAGAAACAGCTTCAAAAATTAAAATTCTAAAAAGTGAATAA